A region from the Salmo trutta chromosome 40, fSalTru1.1, whole genome shotgun sequence genome encodes:
- the LOC115180267 gene encoding probable polypeptide N-acetylgalactosaminyltransferase 8 codes for MRLGWVRGLASLLAMAAGMLYITSIKREVHSHGERLQRAHQDDSVRGQDMLNRLEKMESHIEKLVKSINDEISLKEGQAVKAPEVKKERKVVKKLYPNSALFTSWGDELSEEEQKEAERLFQMYGYNAFLSDRLPLNREIPDTRDPKCANHQYPHDLPTISVVLIYLDEALSIIKRAVRSIIDKTPQRLLKDIILVDDHSSNEDLKEKLDAYIIFIHEERPGLVKRVRHLEQLGLTQARLSGWREAEGDVVAILDVHIEVHVEWAEPLLARIKEDRTVVLSPVFDKVHFDDLRVTRYLPSADAFDWALWCMYESFRPEWYALKDESQPGKSPSIMGILVVDRLFFGEIGALDGGMKIYGGENVELGIRVWLCGGSVEVIPCSKIAHIERAHKPYLPDLSITMKRNALRVAEVWMDEYKHNVNVAWNLPLKDHGIDIGDVSERKKLRKSLNCKPFQWYLDNVYPMLDPLGDLLGYGALVNDLKTDLCIDQGPVPGNTPILYGCHYFGSQNCYYRASGEIYIGGIKSHKYNSNRCLMDIGTQTPGLYECKEAKQKGFHMLWEFQQGKAIQNRQTKRCLEIAPGEDTYYQLIIQECSGQHWKIRNVIKDF; via the exons ATGAGGCTAGGCTGGGTTCGAGGGCTGGCTTCTTTACTGGCCATGGCTGCTGGAATGCTCTACATCACATCCATTAAACGGGAGGTTCATTCTCATGGGGAAAGACTGCAGAGGGCCCATCAGGATGACTCGGTCAGGGGTCAGGATATGCTCAACAGGCTGGAGAAGATGGAGTCTCACATTGAGAAGCTGG TGAAGTCAATCAACGATGAGATCAGTCTGAAAGAGGGGCAGGCTGTGAAGGCTCCCGAGGTCAAGAAGGAGAGGAAGGTGGTGAAGAAGTTGTACCCCAACTCAGCTCTGTTTACAAGCTGGGGTGATGAGCTCTCAGAGGAGGagcagaaagaggcagagaggctGTTTCAGATGTATGGATACAACGCCTTCCTGAGTGACAGACTACCCCTGAACAGGGAAATCCCTGATACTCGCGATCCTAA GTGTGCTAATCACCAGTACCCCCATGACCTGCCCACCATCAGCGTGGTGTTGATCTACTTGGACGAGGCCCTGTCAATCATCAAGAGAGCCGTCCGCAGCATCATAGACAAGACCCCCCAACGCCTGCTCAAAGACATCATACTGGTGGATGACCACAGCTCCAATG AGGATCTAAAGGAGAAGCTGGATGCCTACATAATCTTCATTCATGAAGAGCGTCCGGGCCTGGTGAAGAGAGTGAGACACCTGGAGCAGCTCGGCCTCACACAGGCCCGcctctcagggtggagggaagcTGAAGGAGATGTGGTGGCCATCTTGGATGTCCACATAGAAGTCCACGTGGAATG GGCAGAGCCTCTGTTAGCTCGGATAAAGGAGGACCGCACGGTGGTGTTGTCACCGGTGTTTGACAAAGTCCATTTCGATGACTTGAGAGTCACACGTTATTTGCCGAGTGCAGACGCCTTTGACTGGGCCCTGTGGTGTATGTACGAGTCCTTCAGACCTGAGTGGTATGCCTTAAAAGACGAGTCACAGCCAGGAAA GAGCCCCTCCATTATGGGCATACTAGTGGTTGATCGCCTGTTCTTTGGGGAAATTGGTGCTCTGGATGGTGGTATGAAGATCTATGGAGGTGAAAATGTTGAACTGGGCATCCGG GTGTGGCTGTGTGGTGGAAGTGTCGAGGTCATACCTTGTTCTAAAATAGCCCACATCGAGAGGGCCCATAAACCCTATCTCCCAGATCTGAGCATTACAATGAAGAGGAATGctctgagagtggctgaggtctGGATGGATGAATACAAACATAATGTCAACGTCGCCTGGAACCTCCCACTGAAG GATCATGGCATAGACATTGGGGATGTTTCAGAGAGGAAGAAGTTAAGAAAGAGTCTGAACTGCAAACCCTTCCAGTGGTATCTGGATAACGTGTATCCAATGTTAGACCCCCTGGGTGACTTGCTTGGTTATGGAGCT ctggtcaatgacctgaagacgGATCTCTGTATAGATCAAGGCCCAGTTCCGGGGAACACACCTATTTTATATGGATGCCATTATTTTGGTTCACAG AACTGTTATTATCGAGCCAGCGGGGAGATCTACATTGGAGGCATCAAGTCTCACAAGTACAACAGTAATCGCTGTCTGATGGACATTGGCACTCAAACCCCAGGACTGTATGAGTGCAAGGAGGCCAAGCAGAAGGGATTCCACATGCTCTGGGAATTTCAACAG GGAAAAGCCATCCAGAACAGGCAGACAAAGAGATGTCTAGAGATTGCCCCAGGGGAGGACACTTACTACCAGCTCATCATTCAGGAGTGCAGTGGGCAGCACTGGAAAATACGGAATGTGATAAAAGACTTCTGA